The Deefgea tanakiae DNA segment TCTTTAATACCCCCGTTGGCTACATCACAGGTGAAATTGTCAGTATTCAGCCGGTGCTAATTCAGGCAGTTTGGACCGTGGTGTTTCTCTTTGCTGCTGGTTTGGCGGGGCGGATTGTGCTGCGTAAATTGATTGTGTTTGGAGCTTAAGTCATGAAATTAAGTCCATTTTGGCGTGCGTATCGGCGCATGGTTGGGTCGGAGTCGCGGGCTCGTTTGGAAAATCGGGCGGATTTTGCGCTGATTATTTTGGGGGTGGCGGTAACGTCTTTGTCGACTGCCGCGACGCTGTATTTCATGCTCGGTGCAACCGGAACGATTGCTGGCTGGCATCGCGGTGAGTTGATTTTTATGCAGGGCTTTATGTTCTGTATTTTTGCGCCGCAAAGTGCCTGTTACAACAGTATGTTTTGGCTGGAACATTGGTTGAAAACAGGGGCATTTTTACGTTTTTATACGCGTCCGGCGAATCCTTTGTTGCTATTGGCTTTAGAGCGATTTCATCCGCAGGGCTTTATCGTGCTCATGATTGGTCTGGCGTATTGCTTGTTTGGCCTATGGGGTAGCCCACTGCTACAAGAGCCGATGTTCTATTTGGGATTTGTTTTGCTGATGCCCTTGTCGGCGCTGGTGTTGTGGGTGATTAATTTGGCAGCGATTTCAACGTGTTTTTGGCTGGGAGAGTCGCATCCGGTATTTATGACCACGGGCAAGTTGGTCGATATGTCGCGCTATCCGCTTGACCTGTTTCCAAAGTTGGCAACGATGATTTTTATGGCGCTGCCATTGGCAGGTACCGTGTGGTGGCCATGCCAAGCTTTGTTGCGTGATACCAGTTTGCCGCTTACTTGGCTGGGAATGGCCGTTTTGGCAGGTATTTGTGTGGCAGCTCTAAATTGGATGTGGCGTGCTGGGATGCGTCATTATGCTGGTGCTGGCGGATAGTTGAGTATTAGTAAACGCTAACGTTGAGCACTTTTTCGCTGCGTGGCGACTGGTATTGCTACTTTACTTGGCTTAATACGTATTATTTTTGCAATGCAGCATGGGTATGGATTGACGTACTTTGTTGGCATCTGGCTTAATGTGCGCCGTAAGTTTTTGTAACAAGCTGTTGTCATAAGGATTTTGTCATGCTCTATCCAGTCATTCGCTCTTCTATTCTTGCTGCAACTTTATTTGTTTCAGTGCCAACGTCTGTTTTGGCTTTTGATACCAACTCCACTCGCCCTGTCAATGTGAATGAGAAGGGGGTTGCGCTGCGTGGGTTTGATCCAATTTCTTATTTCAGCGGCAAAGCCCCTGTGATGGGCAGTGAATCGAATAAATTTGTATTTGAAGGTGCAACGTACTGGTTTGCTTCTGCAGATAATCTGGCCAAATTTAAAGCTAATCCAACGCAATATGCACCTAAATTTGGCGGTTTTTGCGCGATGGGCGTGGCCAAGGATAAAAAACTAGACAGCGACCCAACCGCTTGGCGCATTGTTGATGGCTATTTATTTGTACTGCAAAACAAAGAAACCCAGAAAAATTGGCAAGTCGATGTGTCGGGTAATTTGAAATCAGCAACAGTGGCATGGAATACCATCAAAAATATTCCACCTAAAGGCTTGTAATCAAAGGATCGATGCCAATCATAAAATGGTGATTGATTGGCATCGAGACCCTATGCAATGGCATTATCGTGTCGCTGAAGCGGCAGATTTACCCCAAATTGTTGCGATTTATAACAGCACCGTGGCATCTCGGCAGGTGACTGCCGATACCGAGCCTGTTTCAGTGGAGAGCCGACAAACCTGGTTTTCCGCTCATCAACGGCAAGATCGCCCCTTGTGGGTGGTGGAGCAGGCGGGACAAGTTGTTGGCTGGCTGTCTTTTTCGAGTTTCTATGGCCGTCCGGCCTATCAAGGCTGCGCTGAAGTGAGCATCTACCTTGCCGAGTCGGTGCGCGGGCAAGGACTCGGCCGTTTTTTACTTCAGTCTGCGATAGACTTCGCGCCTAGTATTGCTCTGCATACCTTGTTAGGCTTTGTATTTGGGCACAATACCCCGAGCGTTCAAATGTTTGAGCGATTTGGCTTTGCTAGGTGGGGGCACTTACCCGATGTAGCGGAGCTCGATGGGATTGCGCGCGATTTACTCATTTTTGGCTTGCGACTTAAACCGATTGACTGATGAGTTCTTGTTGCGTTGCTTGCCGTAGCGCAGTTAATTCGCTGATCGGGCAGGACTCGGGTGATGCTTCTAATTGCGCCCAGCGATCAGCCAACAGGTCCGCTCCAATTTGCAGGGCAATTCCTTTGGCGCTGTGCGCGTGGCGAATCGCATCTTCTCTCTCGCCTTGGCTGATTGCCTCAACAAACTGGACTTCTAATTCTTCAATCCGCGATAAGCCTTTTTGGCATAAGGGCCAAAAGCGCTCGACAGCAAAGCCTAAGCGCTGCATTGCATTGGTGGCATCGAGCATCAGCTTGGCTTCGGAGTGAACGGCAGTGGCTGGCGTTTCAGCCTCTTGATTTAAGAGTTCGACGATTTCATCGATCGTGAAGGGCTTGTGTAAGTGCCCAGTGAATGCGCCAAACCCCGCCTTGGTTTGCAGCTCGGAAAGGGGGCTTGCGGAAACTAGGTAGATTGGTTTGTGCCAGCCTTGTCCTCGCAAGTGCTCTGCCGCATCCATGCCATTCATTTCAGGCATTTGATAATCCATGATGATATCGTCAATCTGTGGATTTTTTAGCGTTTGCTCAATACCTTCGAGGCCATTGGCGGCTTCCAAGGTTTGAGCACCAAAGTCATGCAAAATTTCACAAATCATTTCACGGTTGATACTTTGGTCTTCCACGACCAAAACCAGTTTGTTGGCCAGTGATTGGGGATGGATAGCTCCTTTGACATCTGGAGTCTCCACGTCAGAGGGGGGTGTTGCTGATGCGGTTTGAGCTTGCACATTGACGATAAACTCACTGCCAACGTATTCTTGACTGGTAAATTGAATATCGCCATACATTAAGCGCGCGTAATCGCGACTCAGTGCAAGTCCCAAACCCGTTCCGCCTGCCAATTGCCCCGATTCACTCTGTTCAAAAGGCGAGAATATCCGTGCTTGGTCTATCGCTTTGATTCCGCATCCGGTATCACACACTGCTGCATAGATTTGGTAGTGCTCAGGGAGATTCTCGCCATAAAAAGTGACGGTCACTTTTCCCTTGTGAGTAAACTTTAGGCTATTGCTGATCAGATTAATCATAATTTGCCGGAATTTACCCGCATCTAAAATGATATTTTCGGGTAAATCAGGGGCGAGTATTATTTTGAACTGAATTGATTTTGCTTGCGCCATCATCTCAAACATCGTTTTAAGTTCTTGCTTGAATTGTTTAAAGCTGAGCGTTTGATTCACAAGGCAAAGTTTGTTTTGATCTGATTTGGATAAGTCGAGTACGTTATTTAATAAGCGCAGTAAATGTGCACCACTGTTGGCGATATAGCTGACTTCTCTTTGGTCTTCAGGTGCCAATGATTTGCGAGACAGTCTGTCGGTGTAGCCAAGAATAGAGGTCAGTGGGGTACGAATTTCATGACTAATATGCGCCAAAAATCGACTTTTGGCTTCATTGGCCACATCAGCTTGTTGTCGTGCTTCTTGCAGTGAGATCGCCGTATCAGCGAGCGCTTGGCGGCTTTTTTCTGAGCGCCACAGCGCGTATAAACCTAAACCGGCAAAGATAAATAACAGTAGCGTTTGTAGCGAAGCTAACATAATTCGTAACTCACCCCAGTGGCGAATATCTTTGCGATTTTCGTCGACTTCATGGGCGTCGTGAGTGCGGGCATCTTGAACTAATTGATTAACAGCCGGCTCAAGGGCGATAGTTCTTTGTTTAAATTCTTGCCACTGCGCAGGAGACAGCGGGTGAGCGTCATGTATTTTGGCGCTATCGTGAATGTAGCTAATGAGCGGTGCCATCAGCGGTTTGGTGAGCTCTGGGTGCATAAAAATCGGTGCTGCTTCAATTTCGCCCGCCGCAAAACTGTTGACTCGGCTATAGAAAATATCAAAACGCAAGTGCACTGCGTCTAGGTTCTCAGTATTAGCATACTGCACCACTTCTCTGAGGCGCTGATATTCATTATTGAGCTGAAAAAACTGCCAGAGCTGATTATCAATGCCACTTTCACTGGCGTAATTGAGTACTTTTTTCTGCTTAAGTTCGAAATGCACCATCATGCCAAAGTTACTGAGCAAGATAATACAAATCACAACAAAAATGATTCTAAATCTAGTCATGCGATGGTTTATTCCGCTGCAATGCTGCGCAATTGCCAGCTACAACGACGGTAATAATCTGTTTTGCGTAATTCTTCGTGTTCGTGAAATGGGTACACAATAAAAAGTGGCCCTTTTTCGCGTACTGACATGGGCTTGCCGTCGAGTAAACGCGCGACAATCACATCATATTGAAATGCATCACTGACAGGGATGCTAATCGTATAGTCGTTGAGGGCGACCAGCCGAATATTACCTGAGCTGATACCCGCTAATTTCAGCACATCACGCAGTAGTGGGCCTTCAAATTTTTTCGGCACCGGATACCAAGGCGTTTGCAGCGTCATGCTTTTTTGCGGCAATTTGCTCAGAGCAGCATCAGTGAGTTGCACCGCATTAGTGGCGGGTTTTCCTGTAACAGTGAGGATGATTTTTTCACCCACTTCGGCGGATGCAAACGCACTCAAGGTGGCAAAACAAAGGCTCAATAGTAAGCTGCGAAGCATGGTCGGGCTCAATTCATATTCGAGCTTTAAATTGTAACGTGAATATCGCGGACTTGTGACGAATTACCCCAGAATGCTCACTTGGGGCAGACGTTCGGTCAGCTTTGATGCAAAAAAGCCCGATATACGCTGCCAGCATATACGGGCTTTCTAAGCTTTGACCTCAGATTAAAGCATTGAGAAAGCGACCATCCCTACTGCGGCACCGGTTGTGCCTAAGATCGTTTCCATCACCGACCAAGTTTTTAGCGTCTGCATTTCATTGGCACCCGTGAACTTTCCAAATAGCCAAAAGCCAGAGTCATTGACATGGCTCAGTACAATCGAGCCACCTGCAATGCAAATCGACAAGGCGGCCAGTTGCGCACCAGAAAAGCCAGCTAACTCAATCACAGGTAAGACTAAACCCACGGTGGTTAAGCAGGCAACAGTGGCCGAGCCTTGAATGACGCGTACGGCGGCGGAGAGTACAAAGCAAGCAATAGCGATCGGTAAACCTGCGCTAATTAGTGCATTGCCAAGCGCTGGGCCCACACCCGAATCGACTAGGACTTGCTTAAATACACCACCTGCACCTGTCACCAGCAAGATAATCCCAGCTGGTTGCAGCGCTGCACTGCAAATTTCCATGATCTTTTCTTTACTCATGCCACGTGGGATTGCGAGTCCATAAATGGCCAATAAGCAGGCCAACAAAATTGCGGTGAAGGGGTGGCCGATCAGTTGTAACCATTGAAACATCGTGCTGCTTGGGTCGATCAAACGTGCAACGATCGTTTTAAGGCCAACAAGCAATAATGGGAACAGAATCAGCGACAAGCTAAAACCAAACGAAGGCATTTGATTTTGCCCTAAGGTTGGCTCACTCACGTCGCTTGGCAGCGCAAGGTGCACGTGTTTACTGATGAAATTACCGTAAATAGGGCCTGCTAAAATCATCCCTGGAATGGCTGCTGCGAGCCCGAGTAAAATCATCCAGCCGAAATCGGCGTTCATTTGAGAGGCCAATAGCATCGCGGTTGGGCCAGGTAGTAAAAATGCCGCCGAAGCTGCAACGCCTGCAAATAAAGGAATTGCGAGCTTGATAACATTACCGCCCGTGCGACGCGCTACGGCAAACACCACGCCAATCAATAGCACGATTGCCACATCAAAAAACAGCGGTAGTGTACAAATCAAACCCGCGATACCCAGCGCGTAGTTGGCGCGGCTATGGCCAAATTTATCCAACAATTTGACTGCGATTTGATCCAGCGCCCCAGTTTCATGCAAGATTTTGCCAAACATTGCGCCTAAAGCGACGACAATCGCCAAGAACCCCAGCGTACCGCCCATGCCTTTTTGCATGGTGTCAGCGATTTTATCCACCGGCATGCCGGAGAAAATACCTGCGCCAATTGAAACAATCATGAGCGCAACAAAAGCGTGTAAACGCGCTTTCATCACTAAAAACAGTAGTAACAGTACCGAGCCTAGCGCGGTGAATATCAGTGTGAGCGTTTCCATAATGATTACTCCTGCGCCAAAATGGCTTGGTGGGCTTGCTCGATCACCGCATCAAGCGGCTGGTCGATGTCGATCGTAATGACATCGGTTTCATCTGCGCCAGGCACTTCGAGTGCTGCAAATTGCGATTTGAGCATGCCGCTTTTTTGGAAATGACCTTGCCGTGCGATCAGCCGTTGCTCAATCACTTCGTAATCGCCCTGCAAAAAGAGAAAGGCTAAATTTGGGTTGCCGACGCGTAGTCGATCACGGTAAGACTTTTTGAGCGCTGAGCATACAATCAATGAAACTGGGTTGGCGCGTTGCATCGCGAAAGCGGCATCATTCAGTGAACCCAGCCAAGGTGCGCGATCATCATCATTGAGTGGCTGACCGGAAGCCATCTTTTCGATATTGGCTCTAGGGTGCAAAAAATCACCATCCAGAAAAGCGGCATTAAGTTTTTGTGCCAGTTGCGTTGCCACTGCAGATTTTCCACAGCCTGATACACCCATTAGTACGAATATTTTTGTATTTGCCATTTTTCGACTCCAATCTAAAATGTTTTGTTACTGGTAACATGTTACCAGTAACATACTGCCTACATTTTTGAGCCAGCTCAAGTTTAGACCACGGTTTTGCTATGATTTGAGCTTGGGGATACTACGTATGTAGTGGGGTAATTATTTACTACGAGGTGTATGTTTCGCTATGCATTATCAATAATGCCTTGGCGTGATATACGCTAGAAGGGTATTTACGGCGCAGAAATTACGCTACCACCCATGAATAATTGAAAGCCAAGATCGAGAGTACGATCGGTATAAATTTGGCCGTTGATACTGCCAATTAATCGCTCAGCCGCACAGCGACCGATGGCTTCACGTGGCGTGACAATACTGGCCAACTGCGGCTGCAATGCAAGACCAATATCTAAGTGATTCACGCCTGCAATCCGAACATCTTCCGGCACTCGTCGCCCTAGATTTTGCAATGCCAAGAGCGCGCCTGCAGCAATGTCGTCATTGGTGCAAAATACGCCATCGAGCGATGGGCGCTCGGCGAGCGCTTGTCGCATCAGTTCTCCACCCAGCGTGAAACTGGATGAGGCGCTGGTTTGCACGATATGCGTCGGCAGATTGCGCGCTGCCAGTGCTGCGCAAAAACCCGCTTCACGCAATTGAGTGCGGGTATCCATTCGGGCGGCTAAATACACCATTTCTCGGCAGCCTTGATCGAGCATCGCATTCACCATCGCCATGGCGGCGGCTTGGTGATCCATGCCAACGGATAAATCGATGGGGTGCGCGGGTAAATCCATCATTTCGACGACGGGAATCGCTGCAATCTCTAGCATTTGCAGCGTTCGCGCGGTGTGATTCGATTCTGAAAGCAGTAGTCCATCGATATGAAATGAAAGCAACTGCTCGATTTGTTGTTCTTCACGCTCAGGCTCGTAGCCATAATGGCCGTACAGCGTGTGATAACCGGCTGGCATCGTCATTTGCTCGATACCTTGTGCGACGGCGGAAAAAACTTGGTTAGACATCGACGGCAGCAAGACGCCGATGGCGCGACTGCGCGAGTTCGATAACATCGCGGGCACGCGGCTGGGGATATAGCCCAAAACATGCATCACTTCAGCAATTTTGGCCGCAGTTGCTGGCGCGACTAACTCGGGCGAGCGCAAATAACGACTAATCGTCATCTTCGATATGCCGACTTGGTCGGCTACATCTTGCAGCGAGGGGCGGCGAGGTTTATCAAGCATGCGCTGCGCCACAGACTGGGCAATTGGGGTCTTGTTTGTATTTCATTTCACGCCAGCGTGAGTTGCGGGCATCAAAGAGTTGCAGGCGACCAATCAGCGTTTCACCTAGCCCCATAATGACTTTCAGGGTTTCTGCCGCTTGCGCGGCACCAATAATGCCAACCAAGGGCGCAAAAACACCAAAAGTCGCACACGGCCCATCGTTCGCTTCGCCTTCTTCTTCAAATAAGCAGTGATAGCAAGGTGCGCCTGCAATGCGGCTATCAAACACGCTCAGTTGCCCGTCAAAACGAACCGCGGCACCGGATACCAAGGGGGTTTTGCTTGCCACGCAGGCGCGATTGACCGCATGGCGGGTGGCAAAATTATCGCAGCAATCGACGACGACATCGGCTGCGTTGACGAGCTCAAGCAAGCGCTCGCCTCTGGCGCGTTCTGCCAACGGTCGAATCTTAATTTGGCTATTAAGTTGCTGCAAAGTGACTGCTGCCGATTGCGCTTTGTTTTGCCCAACGCGGTCTTCGGTATGCACAATTTGGCGTTGCAAATTGGTCAGATCCACATCGTCGTCATCAACAATGGTTAGGGTGCCAATGCCAGCGCTGGCTAAATACAAAGCCACCGGAGAGCCCAAACCACCGGCGCCAATGATCAAAACATGCGCATTACATAATGCGGTTTGGCCTTCAATGCCAATTTCGTCGAGCAAGATATGGCGACTGTAGCGCAGCAGGGCCGCGTCATCGAGGTCAATTTGAGCAGATCGGGTTGGGCAAAAAGTCATAGCTCAAGACGCAAAAGCAAAGAAGCGCCAATTATAGCGCGCAGGAGGAGGAGTTTGGATTGTGTATTGTCAGAAAGTATTTAAATATGCCGTGCTTGGTGGTATATCCATCTAACCATTTATAAATAAAGGCTGTATGGATATACATGTCTTATAAGTAGCGGCGTAGTTCTTCGGGCGTGTCATCATGATCGCCGTGCGAGTGTTTTTCCCATACTTTGATATAGACATCGCGGCTTTTGATGTTGTGCTCTGGGATATTGAGGTTGTCAGATTGCACTTCTTCGCAATAGTGGGCGAGGGCGCGTTTGATTTTTTGCAGGATGTGGTTATCCAAATGAAAACCTGCTTCCATTAACACGTTTTCAAGTTTGAGTAGTGTGTGCTCGCTGATGCAGTATTGCACCGAAATACGATGATCACTCGGATGGGCTTGCACGGTAACACCGACAATACGCCCGAGTAGACGTGCCGCTTGCACTGCTTGATCAGTTGGCAGTGCGCTGAACACGATATCGCGGTGCTGGAGTTTGAGGTCGGTATGCGCTTTCATGATTGAGCCTATCGATAAGTCTTATCGTTGGTATAGATTAGGCTCTTTTTTTAGAAAATGCACGTCGATTTTTGGATTTTTGTCGCGAGCGAATAGAAAAAAACCGCTGGTTTTAAGCAGCGGTTTTTAGTGATGGTAGGCAATTAACTATTGGGTTGGTACACGACCACTTTCATGCCCGGAACTAAGTTTTGTCGATTCCATTTTTTGAGGTCGTCAAGATCAACGTCATATTTTTTTGCAATCAAACTATAGGTATCACCACGCTTGGCAACGTATTTGGTTGGCGCTGATTTCTTCCCATTTTTAGCGACGGCTTTACCAGGAATGTTCAAGGTATCACCGACAGAAATGTGATTCGATTTTTGCCCGTTGATGGATTTGAGCTGCGCCACTGTGAGGCCGTAGCGATTGGCGATATTAAATAAGGTATCGCCCTTAGCCACCTTGTGTTCACCCGCGGCAGCTGATTTGGCAAGGACAGGCTGCGCTTTAGGCGCGTCATTGGCGCCAGTATCAATCACATCAGATTCGCGATTTTTATGCAGTGCGAGCAAGGTTTGTCGCTCGGAAATATCTAAACCTGGTACTTTAGGCACCAAAATCGTTTGCCCACGCGCGATGCTGTCTTTGTTAGAGATGTCGTTAATGTCGCGTAGTTCGGCAGGTGCAATGCCAAAGGTTGCCGCGAGTTCATCAAAACGCTCGCCTGATTTAGTCACATAGGGCTGCCAGTTGAGTAGCGGCTCGGTGTATTGCGCTAAATTGCGTTCAAACACGGCTTTTTTGCTTACTGGCAACACCATATGGCGGTCGTCTTTATGGGCAATGACAGGACGGATAAAGCCAGGGTTGAGGCGAAGTAATTCATCCACGCTGATTTCTGCCAACTTTGCCGCTACCGAAACGTCCATATGTTTGCCGGTTTGCAGTGTAGTGAAGTAGGCATAGTTATTCATCGGCGTTAAAGTCACGCCATAGGCTTCAGGGTCGGCGATGATGTTGCGAATGGCGAGCAATTTGGGAACATAATTGCGCGTTTCATCGGGCATTCTTAGATCGATGTAGTTCGTCGGTAGACCCGCCGCTGCATTTTTGGCCACTGCGCGTTTGACTGCATTTTCCCCCCAATTGTATGAAGCTAAAGCCAATTGCCAGTCATCAAACATACCGTGAATATCTTGCAAGTACGATAATGCAGCACCTGTTGCCGCCACCACATCACGACGACCGTCATACCACCATGTGCGCTCTAAACCATAGCGTTTGCCAGTGTCGGGAATAAACTGCCACATACCCGCGGCCTTGGCATGCGATTCGGCGCGTGGATTGTAGGCCGATTCAATCATCGGCAGCAGTGCGAACTCCATTGGCATGCCACGTTTTTCGACTTCTTCGACCACAAAATGCAGATAGGGATTGCTGCGATTGATGATTCGATTCAGATAATCGGGGCGGCTGGCGTAGTAATTTTCCCATTTGCTCACCAAGGGGCTATCGATGTCGGGAATGACAAAGCCTTTGCGCACCCGCGCCCACAAATCTTTTTCCATTTGCGTTGTCATCACATTGCCAAATAGGGCGTCCATGACTTTGGCGGTATCGCCATCAAGTGATCCAGATGGAATGCTGAGGTTGTAGTCGAGTCGGATCTTGGCTGAATCTGCGGCAAAAAGAGAAGCCGATAAACAAGCAGAGAGGATGAGCGCAGGCAGTTGCAGCTTCATGAGCCGTGTCCCATTAAATGATGAAGTGAATCTCGCGATACTAAAGGCCGCTTTCATACCATGTCAACGCGTTAGCAGCGTTTATTTGATTAACGGAAAGAATCTTTCCATTGCCGAAGGGCGGTAAAGCAATCTAAGGCGGTCTTGATGCTGGGCGTATGCCGGGCAACGCGCTCTATAAACGCAATATCGTGTACTCGCAAGTATGGATTGGTGGCCAATTCGAGCGCGATCGTGCTGGGCAAAGTGGGCTCATTACGGGAACGTTTTTCACTTTCGATGGCCTGACGATTTTGTGTTGCGGCATGCATGGGGTCAACAGCCAGCGCAAAGCGTAAATTACTGAGCGTATATTCGTGCGTACAGCAGACCAAGGTTTCCGGTGGTAAGGTGGCGAGGCGCTGTAAACTATGAAACAGCTGTTCGTAGGTGCCTTCAAACAGTCGGCCGCAACCGCCAGCAAATAAGGTATCGCCACAAAAAAGAGCGCCCGCACCATAGAAACTCAGGTGATCAAGGGTATGGCCGGGGGTGGCGATGACTTGGAATGCTTCGCCAAGTAGATGAATCGTTTCGCCACCAGATAAGATGTGATTGACGTGCTTGATCCCTGCTGGGCCATAAATAGGGAGATCATGGTGAGCCAACTCAGCGAGTCCATCGGTATGGTCGTGATGGTGGTGGGTGATGATGACGCCTGCTAATTCAAAATGATGTTCGGCCAGCCAACTTTGTAATGGCTCAGCGGCTCCCGGATCAACCGCGACGACTTGCTGGTCGTTTTGCAGTAGCCAGATATAATTATCGGTAAAAATAGGAAGGCAGCTAATTTTGAGCATTTGCGATATTAATCCTGTGAGCCACTGTCATGAATGCTGAGTTTGATCATTTTGCCGCTTGGTTGGCGACTCCGCTAGGGCGATATGTCGCATTGAGCGAAGCCGCATGGTTTGAGCGCGCGGCAGTTGACCTGTTTGGTTATAAAGCGGTGCAACTCGAATTGCCGCAACTCGATTGCCTGCGCAGCAATCGCATGCCGTGGCGCCTGCAAGCCGGTGAAGCGGCGGGCACCCAATTAAAATGCACTGCACATGAATTACCGTTTGATGAGCAGAGTCTTGATCTCATCGCGCTGCCGCATGTTTTAGATTTTTCGCCCGACCCGCATGCGGTATTGCGCGAATGTCAGCGCGTCTTGCGCCCAGAAGGCCGGTTACTGATTACTGGCTTTAATCCATGGAGTTTATGGGGCTTGCGGCGACTGAAACCCAATCAAGATATGCCGTGGAAAGGCAACTTTGTTGCGCTGCCTAAATTAAAAGATTGGCTCGC contains these protein-coding regions:
- a CDS encoding class I SAM-dependent methyltransferase codes for the protein MNAEFDHFAAWLATPLGRYVALSEAAWFERAAVDLFGYKAVQLELPQLDCLRSNRMPWRLQAGEAAGTQLKCTAHELPFDEQSLDLIALPHVLDFSPDPHAVLRECQRVLRPEGRLLITGFNPWSLWGLRRLKPNQDMPWKGNFVALPKLKDWLAELDLQSVNDEHLCYRPPIQRAGWLEKSRFFDQAGDRLWPAGGGVYCLEVVKRVRGMHVIEPQWRTVTVNQNAAVVVEKMRQQASKDRCK
- a CDS encoding lytic transglycosylase, whose amino-acid sequence is MKLQLPALILSACLSASLFAADSAKIRLDYNLSIPSGSLDGDTAKVMDALFGNVMTTQMEKDLWARVRKGFVIPDIDSPLVSKWENYYASRPDYLNRIINRSNPYLHFVVEEVEKRGMPMEFALLPMIESAYNPRAESHAKAAGMWQFIPDTGKRYGLERTWWYDGRRDVVAATGAALSYLQDIHGMFDDWQLALASYNWGENAVKRAVAKNAAAGLPTNYIDLRMPDETRNYVPKLLAIRNIIADPEAYGVTLTPMNNYAYFTTLQTGKHMDVSVAAKLAEISVDELLRLNPGFIRPVIAHKDDRHMVLPVSKKAVFERNLAQYTEPLLNWQPYVTKSGERFDELAATFGIAPAELRDINDISNKDSIARGQTILVPKVPGLDISERQTLLALHKNRESDVIDTGANDAPKAQPVLAKSAAAGEHKVAKGDTLFNIANRYGLTVAQLKSINGQKSNHISVGDTLNIPGKAVAKNGKKSAPTKYVAKRGDTYSLIAKKYDVDLDDLKKWNRQNLVPGMKVVVYQPNS
- the gloB gene encoding hydroxyacylglutathione hydrolase, with the protein product MLKISCLPIFTDNYIWLLQNDQQVVAVDPGAAEPLQSWLAEHHFELAGVIITHHHHDHTDGLAELAHHDLPIYGPAGIKHVNHILSGGETIHLLGEAFQVIATPGHTLDHLSFYGAGALFCGDTLFAGGCGRLFEGTYEQLFHSLQRLATLPPETLVCCTHEYTLSNLRFALAVDPMHAATQNRQAIESEKRSRNEPTLPSTIALELATNPYLRVHDIAFIERVARHTPSIKTALDCFTALRQWKDSFR